The Chordicoccus furentiruminis DNA window CCGGCATTATGACTTCCTGAGCAGATCAGCGTTTCTTAAGTATGTGCTTAAACACTTTACAGAAGATGGCTGGTCATTGGACGCCTGCGCCGGACGCGCTGTTCTCGATGGTGAATTTACCAGAGAGCAGATCGTCTGCACAAAAACGCTTTACCGTTATGTTGATCTTGGCCTCTTTGGCATCAGGAACCATAACCTTCCTGAAAAGCTGAAGCGTAAATCCAGGAAACATAGATCTCGGATCAACAAGAAAAAGCTGGGCCGCAGCATTGAGGAACGTCCCAGAGAAATCGAATCCCGTGAGGAATTCGGGCACTGGGAATGTGACCTCGTATTGGGCGCCAAGACCCGGGATGACCAGGCCCTGCTCACTCTTGCTGAACGCAAAAGCCGTGAGCTCCTGATGCTTCCTATTGCAGACAAGACATCAGCGTGTGTCATGAAGGCAATCAAACAACTTCAGAAGACTTACAGCGAACACTTCGGCGAAGTGTTCAAAACGATCACGACCGATAACGGTTCGGAATTCGCCGACCTTTCAGAACTTGAGAAGATGGCTGATACACTTGTCTACTATGCCCATCCCTACACATCCTGCGATAAGGGAACCGTAGAGCGGCATAACGGCCTGATCAGAAGGTTCATACCAAAGGGTAAGCGGATTGATGACTTTACCGGCCAGCAGATCTCCGATGTGGAGACCTGGTGTAACTGTCTCCCGAGGAAGATCCTGGGTTACAGAACCCCGGATGAAATCTTCGAGGAGGAAATCGACCGAATCTACCAGGCTACTGCCTAGCAGAGGGTGTCCAACTTGTTATTGCAATTTACGCATCATATTTTTTGCGTTCTTCAGCGGACTTCATATTATAGCCTGTTAAGAAGTTCGCTGCTTTCCCGTTTGATCTGTAAAACAAGAACCCAATCAAAAAGAAAATGGCAGCCATTGCCAGGTCCAGGATTATGCAGGATTCCTTTAACGACATATTCATTTACCCCTGCTTCTCCATTCACTTACACTGACTATGTATCATGTACCACGCTCGTGATCACTGCTCTTGCAATCTCTCAAAGCTTGAGGTCGCAATTTGCGGCCTCAAGCGATTTCGTCTACAAGTCAAACATACCATAAAGCGCCCAGGGGGAGAATGAATACTTCTCACTTTGCCTTTTCTCAAAGAGAAGGATCTATCCGTCATCAACCATCTGAACTGTTTTCCAAACCTTCGCCATCTTCTTCCAAATTGCCGTCATCCTCCAGTTCTTTCAGATAGTCTTCCTCTTCGCCCTCCTGATAATCCGCGTCCGGATCCGGCCGGCTATCCTTCTTATTTTTCTTTCCGATCTTCTTATACACGTAGGCACCAATGGCCGCAAAGCCTGTCAAAACAAGCAGTACCAGCGTTCCAACCGGAACCGATGGCGTCTTCTTCTCCATCCGGTACAGCGCGCCCGCCGCTTCCTGATAGCGAAGAAACTTTTTACGCAGCTTCTTCACCTCTTCCCGGACTTCTCTTGGCCTTGTAATGTCCTGATACTCCTGTTCCATACGTTCCCTCCTTGTGGATTTGTGTGCAGATGCCCGAATAATAAGCATCTGCGTCATCGGACTGCTATTCAAACAGGGATGAAAGGCTTTTCAGCCTCTTTTCCTGCTGTCTGCACGCAAAAAGGCACCCCCTCTCAGAGTGATTCTGAAAAGGAGTGCCTTGAAGGTTTTTGGAACTGGGATGTGTGTCAGGTTTTCCGCCCGTGATTTTCCCCGGATCAATATAGCTTTGCGCCGGCCGGGATGTGGTTGTCCACCATCAGAAGATGGAGCTCTTCCTC harbors:
- a CDS encoding IS30 family transposase; this translates as MDYSHSTTTSHIKGKHLSYEERVLIQIRLKDHYSIRAIAREIGCSPSTVSNEIARGSVALYNGHVTRYKASAGQKAYEDNRKNSCRHYDFLSRSAFLKYVLKHFTEDGWSLDACAGRAVLDGEFTREQIVCTKTLYRYVDLGLFGIRNHNLPEKLKRKSRKHRSRINKKKLGRSIEERPREIESREEFGHWECDLVLGAKTRDDQALLTLAERKSRELLMLPIADKTSACVMKAIKQLQKTYSEHFGEVFKTITTDNGSEFADLSELEKMADTLVYYAHPYTSCDKGTVERHNGLIRRFIPKGKRIDDFTGQQISDVETWCNCLPRKILGYRTPDEIFEEEIDRIYQATA
- a CDS encoding DUF3784 domain-containing protein, whose product is MNMSLKESCIILDLAMAAIFFLIGFLFYRSNGKAANFLTGYNMKSAEERKKYDA